Genomic DNA from Modestobacter versicolor:
CTCGTTGGTCAGCCAGACGGCGTCGGCGGCGCGCGCCGACACCCCCAGCCCCTGCCGCTTGTAGCGGTCCCGGCGGCCCCGGGCCCCGAGCACCAGGTGCACCCGGCCGGCCGGGCCGGTGAGCCCGCGCGCGGTCTGCAGCGCCTCGGCCAGCGCGCGGGGGGTGTGCGCGTAGTCGACGACCACCAGCGGGCCGCCCGCACCGCGCAGCAGGGTGTTGCGGCCGGCCGGTGGTGCGGTCGCGGCCAGCCCGGCGGCGACGGTGTCCGGGGACAGCCCCAGCGAGCGGCCGGTGGCCCAGGCGGCAGCGAGGTTGCTGACGTGCACCCGACCCACCAGCGGTGAGCAGATCCAGTGCCGGCCGTCGGGGTCCTCGAGCACGAGGCTGGTGCCCTCGGCCCCGGTGCGCCAGCTGATGACCCGCACGTCGGCGTCGGCGTCCGCGCGGGTGGAGACCCGGGTGACCGGCACCCGGGTCTGGTCGGCCAGCCGCCGGCCCCACGGCTCGTCGACGACGACGACCGCGCTGTCGGAGCGCTCGGGGCTGAACAGCAGCGCCTTGCTGGCCCAGTACTGCTCGATGGTGCCGTGGTGGTCGAGGTGGTCCTCCTCGAAGCCGGTGAAGACCGCCACCTCGACGTGCACGCCGTCGACCCGGCCGACGTCCAGCGCGATCGAGGACGCCTCGACCACCGCGCTGGTGGCCCCGGCGTCGCGCATCCAGCGGAGCAGGCCGTGCAGCTCCGGGGCCTCGGGCGTGGTCAGCCGGGTGCCGCGCTCCTGCCCGGCGACCCGGGCACCCAGCGTGGTGACCACCCCGGCGCACTCCCCCGCGGCCTCGAGCACCCCGCGCACCAGCGTGCTCGTCGTCGTCTTGCCGTTGCTGCCGGTGACGCCGACCAGCCGGAGCTCGTCGGCGGGGTCACCGGCGAGCAGGGCGCCCAGCGGGCCGAGCAGGGCGCGCACCGAGGGCACCTGCAGCCGGGGCGCGTCCCCGGGCACCGGGCGGTCGGTGAGCAGGGCGGCCGCCCCGGCGGCCACGGCGGCCTCGGCGAAGCGGTGACCGTCGCTGCTGCCGCCGCGCACGCAGGCGAACAGCGACCCCGGCGTGACCGCGCGGGAGTCGGTGACCAGCCCGCGCAGCAGGAGGTCGTCAGCACCCCCGGAGCGGGCGACCGGGCCGGTGGCGACGGCGCGAGCCCGGTGTTCGACGGCTGACCAGGTCACGGGCGGGAGCGACACCCAGGGAACGCTAAGGCCGAACGGCCAGGTCGGCAGCGCGAGACCGGAATGCGCGGCACCGAACGGGCTCCGGCGGCGGCCCGGTGCAGCCGCTGGTTGGCTGGGGGCGTGCCGCGACTGGAGCCGGGCGACGTCGCCTGCTGGGTGGTCAAGAGCAGTTCCCCGCTGGACGTCGTGGCCCCGGGATGGGCACCGGGGACCACCCGGGAGCTGGTCCGCTGCCTGCGTCGCTCCTACCGGCTGGACCTGATGGGCCCGGGCCAGCCGTGCCTGCTGTGGGTCAGCGGCCGCGACCGGCCGGGCGTGCACGCGGTGGGCGAGCTGACCGCGGTCCCCGCGGCAGGCGGGAGCGGGCCGGAGGTCGCCGTCCGGCTGACCCGGCTGGCGGAGCCGGTCGACCGCGCCGACCTGCTGGCCGACCCGGGGGCGCGCGCGGCGGAGGTGCTGCGGATGCCGGCCGGCAGCAACCCCTCGTGGCTGTCGCCGGCCCAGTACGCGGCCGTGCTCGCCCAGCTGGCGCCGGTCAGGAGCCCCGCGGCGCGTACATGAGGATCCCCACGCCGACCAGGCAGACCAGGGCGCCGGCGGCGTCCCAGCGGTCCGGCCGGAAGCCGTCGGCGACCGCGGCCCACAGCAGCGACCCGACGATGAAGACCCCGCCGTAGGCCGCCAGCACCCGGCCGAACGCCGCGTCCGGCTGCAGGGTCGCCACCACCCCGTACAGCGCGAGGGCCACCGCGCCGGCGCCGACCCACGCCCAGCCGCGGTGCTCGCGCAGGCCCTGCCAGACCAGCCAGGCGCCGCCGATCTCCAGCAGCGCGGCGAGCACGAACAGGGCGATGGAGCGGGCGGTCACGGCGCCCACTCTGCCGCCTCCCCGGCCGGGGCTGGGACCATGGCTCCTCGTGACGGACAGCCGGTACCGCTGGGGCGGGCTCGCGTGGGCACTCACGCTGCAGTTCTTCGTCGTCGAGGCGATCGCCGCATCGCAGTTCGGCGGCTACTCCTACTCGGGGGACGTGATCAGCGACCTGGGGACGGCGGACTCGGCCGCCCGGGTGCTGATGAACGCCTCGTTCGTCGTCCAGGGGCTGCTGATCGCCGCGGGCGCGCTGCTGCTCGGCCCCGGGCTCGCCGGCACCGGCGGGCGGCTGGCCCGGGTGCTGCTGGTGGTCGCCGGCCTCGGGGTGCTGGTGGTGGGCCTCTTCCCCTCCGACGGCAACGCCACGGTGCACGGGATCGGCGCCACCGCGCACCTGCTGGGCGGTGGGCTCGGGCTCATCGCGCTGGCGTACGGGGTGCGCCCCCGGTCCGAGGAGCTCGGCACCACGCTGGCGGTGCTCGGGCTGGTCGGGGTCATCGGCACGATCTTCTTCGGCTCGGCCGTCTTCCTGCTGCTGGGCGAGGGCGGCATGGAGCGGGTGGCCGGCTACGTCATCCCGCTCGGCCTCACCGCGGCCGGCATCGCGCTGTGGCGGCAGAAGGACGACTGGCTGGCGCTGACCAACCCCGACGGCACGCCCAGCCGGCGGCAGCTGCGCGAGGACGCCCGGCTCGAGCGGCTGCAGCGCGCCGCCGAGCGCGACGCCGCCCTGGAGGCCGCGGCCCGTCGGCCGGCGGAGCGCCCGGCGCCGCCGGCCGCTGCACCGCGGGCGGCCGACGAGGACGACGACTTCGACCCCGAGGACCCCTGGGCGCCACGCCGCCGCTGAACGCGCCCGGCCCGAGAGGCGGGGACGGCCACCCCCGCCCGCTCGGTCACCGCCCTCGGGATGGCCGTCCCGGAGCGGTGTCGGCGTCACCGGTTCAGCAGCAGCCGGTGTCCGTGCACTCGCAGCCGCAGTCGCAGGTCATCGTGGGCATGCGCGGTCCCCTCCCTCCGGTTCCTCGGTCGGCGGGCACCAGGTGCCCGGGGCCGGTGGCGGGCAGTCGGCCTGCGGCAGCGCGGCGGCCATGGCGGCCATCTCCGTGCGCAGGGCGACCAGCCGGGCGATCTCCGCGTCGACCTCGGCGAGGCGGCGGCCGAGCAGCTCACCGGCGGGTTCGCAGGGGCACTCCCCGGTGTCCCGGACGGCGAGCAGGTGCCCGATGTCGACCAGCCGGAGGCCCAGCCGCTGGGCGCCCTGGATGAACCGCAGCCGGTCGACCGCGCCGGCGTCGTAGTCGCGGTAGCCGCCCGCGGTGCGCCGGGGCGGCGGGAGCAGGCCGACCCGCTCGTAGTAGCGGACGGTGTCGGTGGGCACGCCCACGGACCGGGCGAGCTCGGCGACCCGGAGCCCGCGGGCGGTCGTCGTCGTCATGCCGCCATCGTCGACCCTGGACCCGGGTCCGGGGTCAAGCCCGCTCGCCGGTCAGGAGCAGCAGGCGTCGGCGCCCTCGGGGGTGAGCGCGGCGAGGGTGGCCAGCGCCTTCACCGGGCCGGCGAGGGCCTCGCAGCACAACGCGTACACGTTGCTGCGGCCCTTGGGGGTGATGGTGACCAGCCCCTGCTCGCGCAGCGGGGCGAGGTGGTGGCTGACCAGGGTCTGGCTCATCCCGGCCGCGTCGGTGAGCTCGCGGACGGTGCGCGGGCCCTCGGCGAGCAGCAGCAGCAGGTGCAGCCGGTTCGGGTCCGACAGCGCCTTCAGCTGGGGGGCGAGCAGCCGGGCGCGGTCGGCCGGCGAGGTCTGCTCGTCGACGTCGAGGAGGCGGACGTCCAGGGCCTGCGTCATGCGGCCAGTCTGCCACATCGCCGTTGCTGTCAACAGCATCCGCTGTTAATGTCCCTCGACGTTGGTGGACGACGAGGACGGAGCACGCCATGAGCGCAGACACGACGGACGACCTGCCGGTCGTGGTGATCGGGGCGGGGCCGGTCGGCCTGGCCGCCGCCGCCCACCTGCTCGAGCGCGGCCTGGAGCCGCTCGTGCTGGAGGCCGGGCCCACGCCCGGGGCCGCGGTGCGCGCCTGGGGGCACGTCCGGCTGTTCTCGCCCTGGGAGTACGACGTCGACGCCGCGGCCGCCCGGCTGCTGGCCGCCGAGGGCTGGACGGCGCCCGACCCGGACGCGCTGCCCACCGGCGCCGAGCTGGTCGAGGGCTACCTCGCCCCGCTCGCGGCGACCGCAGCCCTGGCGCCGCGGATCCGCACCGGCGTGCGGGTGACCGCCGTGTCCCGGGCCGGGGTGGACAAGACCCGCACGGTGGGCCGCGAGGGCCGGCCCTACCTGGTGCGGACCGTCGTCGACGGCCGGGTCGAGGACCTCCCCGCGCGAGCGGTCGTCGACGCCTCGGGCACCTGGGGCCAGCGCAACCCGCTGGGCACCGCCGGGCTCCCCGCCGTCGGCGAGCCGGAGGCCGCACCGTGGCTGACCGGCCCGCTCCCCGACGTGCTCGGCGCCGACCGGGCCCGGTTCGCCGGGAAGCACACCCTGGTCATCGGCATGGGGCACTCCGCCGCCAACACGCTGCTCGCCCTGGTCGCCCTCCGGGAGACCGTGCCCGGCACGGAGATCAGCTGGGCCATCCGCGGCCGCTCCCCCGCCCGGCTCTACGGCGGCGGCGACGACGACGGCCTCCCGGCCCGCGGCCTGCTGGGCTCGCGGCTCGAGGAGGCGGTGCAGGCCGGCGCCGTCACCCTGCACCGCGAGGTGGCGGTCACCGCCCTGACGCCGTCCGCCGGCGGCCGGCTGAGGGTCACCGGCACCGCCCGCGACGGCGCGGCCCTCGCGCTCGACGTCGACGCGGTCGCCGCGGCGACCGGTTTCCGCCCCGACCTCGCGATGCTCCGCGAGGTGCGGCTGGACCTCGACCCGGCGCTGGAGGCGCCGGTTCGGCTGGCGCCGCTGATCGACCCGAACTCCCACTCCTGCGGCACCGTCCCGCCGCACGGGCACCGCGAGCTGGCCCACCCCGACGAGGGCCTCTACCTGGTCGGGATGAAGTCCTACGGCCGGGCGCCGACGTTCCTGCTGGCCACCGGCTACGAGCAGGTCCGCTCGGTCGCCGCGGCCCTCGCCGGCGACACCGCCGGCGCCGACCAGGTGCAGCTGCACCTGCCCTCCACCGGCGTCTGCAGCACCGACCTCGGCGCCCGCGAGGACGCCGAGACGTCTGCGGCGAGCTGCGCGACGCCGGTCGGCTTCAGCACCGGACGGGAGCACGGCTGGTCCGCGGAGCACGACGACGAGGTCGCCGTCGCCGGCGCGTGAGCCCGCCACGCGAGCAGATCGCTCCCCCGCTGGTGCTCTTCGCGCTCTGCGCGACGCCCGCACCACCCCGGCCGGCCGGACGGTGGCGATCGTCGCCGCCCCGGCGGCCGCCCTCGCCCTGCTGGCGGGCCGTGCCCGGACCGGGTGCCGCTGCTGATCGGACTGGCCGGGCTGGTCGCCGCCGCGGCGGGCGCGGCGGCGCTCAGCTCGTCCCGGTGACCGCCGTGCCGGTCAGTGGTGGGCGTGGACGACGGCGTGCCCCTTGCCGCGGCCCATCAGCCACCGGTTGACCGGCGTCGTGATCACGAAGGCCAGCGCCAGCGATGCCGCGAGCGCGCCCCAGAAGAAACCGCTGGCCAGGCCGGCGTCCATGGCCCCCGGGATGAGCAGCATCGCCGAGTTGTCGATGACCTCCATGACGGCGATCGAGATCGTGTCCGCGGCCAGCGCGACGCCCAGCGCCTGCCGGAGCGGGAGGCCGGCGCGCAGCACCCCGCGCATGGTCAGCGCGTAGCCGAACACGAACGCCAGCGCGATCGCGAGGGCCACGGTGGCCAGCTCGTGCAGGCCCAGCGAGGTGCCGATCACCATGCCCAGCACCTCACCGATCGCACAGCCGGTGAGGCAGTGCAGCGTGGCCTGGGCGGCCATCGCCCAGCTGACCGGGCCGCGGTGCCCGACGTGCCCCGCGGGTCGGTCGTGCAGGGACGGGGCGGGGTGCTGGTGCATCGGTCCTCCTCGGGTCGGCCGGTGCGACCTTTATACCCCCCGGGGGTATCCGTGTCACCCCCTCAGCGCCCGGCGGCGGGCACCTGCAGCTCGGCGAGCAGGCCGCGGACGCGGCCCTCGATCTCGTCGCGGATCGGGCGCACCGACTCCACGCCCTTGCCGGCCGGGTCCTCGAGCACCCAGTCCAGGTACCGCTTGCCGGGGAAGACCGGGCAGGCGTCACCGCAGCCCATGGTGATGACCACGTCGGAGGCCTCGACCGCGTCGGTGGTGAGCACCTTGGGCTGCTGGTCGGAGATGTCGATGCCGACCTCGGCCATGGCGACGACGGCCGAGGGGTTGACCTGGTCGCCCGGGACCGACCCGGCCGAGCGGACCTCGACGGCGTCGCCGGCCAGGTGGCGCAGCCACCCTGCGGCCATCTGGGACCGGCCGGCGTTGTGCACGCAGACGAACAGGACACTGGGGGTGCTCATGCGCTCCTCCGGGAGGGCTCGGTGGTGGTGGGGACGGTCGGGTCGCCGGGGAACCAGCGGCGGGCGGCCCGGAGCGAGACGTGGACGAGCGCGACGAGCACCGGCACCTCGATCAGCGGGCCGACGACGCCGGCGAGGGCCTGGCCGGAGGTGACGCCGAAGGTGCCGATCGCCACGGCGATGGCCAGCTCGAAGTTGTTGCCGGCGGCGGTGAAGGCGAGCGTGGCGGTCTTCGCGTAGCCCAGCCGCAGCCGCATGCCGAGCAGGAACGAACCGCCGAACATCAGCGCGAAGTAGGCCAGCAGCGGCAGCGCGATCCGGACGACGTCCCAGGGGTTCGACGTGATGGCGTCGCCCTGCAGGGCGAACAGCATGACGATGGTGAACAGCAGCCCGTAGAGCGCCACCGGGCCGATCCGCGGCAGGAACCGGCCCTCGTACCAGTCGCGGCCCTTGCTGCGCTCGCCGATCGTGCGGGTGAGGAACCCGGCGACCAGCGGGATGCCGAGGAAGACCAGCACCGAGACGACGATGGCCCACACGCTGAACTCCGCCGAGGTGGTCGGCAGGCCCAGCCAGCCGGGGAGCACCTGCAGGTAGAACCAGCCGAGCGCGCCGAAGGCGAGGATCTGGAACACGGAGTTGATCGCGACCAGGACGGCGGCGGCCTCCCGGTCACCGCAGGACAGGTCGTTCCAGATCAGCACCATGGCGATGCACCGGGCCAGGCCGACGATGACCAGGCCGGTGCGGTACTCGGGCAGGTCGGGCAGCAGCACCCAGGCCAGGCCGAACATCAGCGCCGGCCCGATCAGCCAGTTCAGCACCAGCGAGGCGGCCAGCAGCCTGCGGTCGCCGGTGACCCGGTCCAGCTCGGAGTACCGGACCTTGGCCAGCACCGGGTACATCATCAGCAGCAGCCCGACCGCGATCGGCAGGCTCACCTCGCCGACCCGGACGGCGTCCAGCGCGTCGTCGAGGCCCGGCACCAGCCGGCCGAGCAGCAGACCGGCGACCATCGCCACCAGGATCCACACCGGCAGGAACCGGTCCAGCGTCGACAGCCGGGCCAGCACCGGGGTCTCCACGTCGGTGGCCGGCCGGGGGGTCTCGGCGACGGTGTCGCTCATGCGGGGGCTGCTCCTCGGGTTCATCGACACCGGTCGATGTCCGTGGTGAGGATGCCCGGGGTATCGACAGCCGTCAATGTCCGGCCGATACTGGCCCGGTGGACACCGCGCGGACGCAGCTGCTGGAGCTGGTCGACGTCGGCTGCACGCCCGCGGCGCTCGCCGACGCCATGAGCGCCGAGGCCGCCACCGAGCTCGCCCGCACGCTCAAGGCGCTCGCCGACCCGGCCCGGCTGCGGGTGCTCTCCCTGGTCGCCGGCGCCGAGGGCCGCGAGGTCTGCGCCTGCGACCTGACCACCCCGCTGGGGCTCTCCCAGCCGACGGTGTCGCACCACCTGAAGGTGCTCGTCGACGCCGGCTTCCTGCAGCGCGACAAGCGCGGCGTCTGGGCGTACTACTCGCTGGTGCCCGGCGCGCTGGACCGGGTCACCGGCGCGCTGCCCGGCGCGCGCTGACCCCGCCCGCGCCTGCTCAGCCCAGCAGCACTCCCCCGCGCACCACGACCCGCGGCGCGGCGTGCCGGGCCAGCAGGTCGACGGTGCGGGTCGCGTCGTGCACCAGCAGGTCGGCCGGCCCGCCGACCCGCAGGCCGTACCCGCCCAGCCCGAGCACCCGGGCCGCCGACGTGGTCACCAGGTCGACGAGCACCTCCTGCTGCGGCCCGGTGCGCATGTCGAGCAGGTGCGCGGCGAGGAAGGCCACCTCCAGCAGGGAGTGCCGGCCGAACGGGTAGTAGGCGTCCTCGATGTCGTCCTGGCCCAGCGCCACCGCCACGCCCATCGCGACCGCCCGCTCCACCGGGAGCGCGACCGACCCGGTGTGCGGGTCGCTGACCAGCCCCAGGCCGACCTCGCGGGCCAGCGCGAGCACCGCGGCCTGCCGCTCGGCGTCGTAGTGCCCCAGCGCGCGGGCGTGGCAGGCGACCCCGCGGCCCGCCAGCCCGTGCCGGCGCATCGCCTCGGCCAGCATCCGGGTGGTGTCGTAGCCGGGGTCCGGGGCGTCGTCGGTGAGCATCGCCACCCGCCGGCCCAGCCGGGCGGCCAGCGCGCAGGCCCACTCGACGTGCGCCTCCTGGTCGGCGGCCGACTCCTCGATCCACGGGATGCCGCCCACCACGTCGGCACCGGTGGCCAGCGCCTCCTCGACCAGCTCGGCGGCGCCCGGGTCGCGCAGCACGCCGTCCTGCGGGAAGGCGACGACCGAGACGTCGACCCGGCCGCGGAACTCCTCCCGGGCGGCCAGCACCGCCTGCACCCCCACCAGCCCGGCCGCGGTGTCGACGTCGGCGAAGGCCTGGACGTGCAGCACCCCGTGCCGTTCGCCGTCGGCCAGCGCCTGCCGGACCGAGGGCAGCAGCCGCTCGAGCGTGTACTGCTCCTTGACCGCCCGGGCCAGGTCGATGCCCCGCGCGGAGTCGGCCATCCCGTCGCCGGTGTAGGCCTGCAGCGCCGCGTCGCCGATCCAGGGCAGCGTGCGCACCTTGTCCAGGTGCAGGTGCGCGTCGACGAAGGGCTCGGTGACCAGGCCGCCGTCGGCCGCGACGACCACCGCGCCCGCCGGGACCGGTTGCGCGCCGGCCGGCGGCAGGGCGGTCACCACGCCGCCGGCGCAGTGCACGTCGACGACCGCACCGCTGCGCAACCGCGCACCGGTGACGACGAGGTCAGCTGGGTCGGTGGTCACGGCAGAGTCGTAGCAGGCGCAGATGTCGGCCCTGCTACGACGGCTCAGGTGGCGGAGCCGGCCTCCTGCGGCACGGGCACCGGCGGGCGCGGCCGGTCGCGGCGGCGGGACAGCGCCACCCCGGCCAGGCAGACCGCCCCGCCGACGAAGGCCAGCCCCGGCGGCACCTCGTCCAGCAGCAGCCAGCCCAGCAGCACGACGATCGGCGGCACCAGGTAGGTGGTGGCGCCCAGCCGGCCGGCGTCCATCCGGGACAGCGCGTACGCCCAGGTGCTGAAGGCGATCGCCGTCGGGACCACGCCGAGGTAGACCATCCCGGCGATCGAGGAGCCCGGGGCGTCGGCGAGCTCGCCGGTCAGCACGCCCGCCCAGGGCAGGCAGCAGACCGCCCCCATCGCGCACGCGGTGAAGGTGACCTGCAGCGGCGGGAGCCTGCGCAGCAGCGGCTTCTGCGCCACCACGCCGCCGGCGTAGGTGACCGCGGCGACCACGCACAGCGCGACGCCGAGCAGGTCGGCCCCGGCGCTGCGGGTGGCGACCCCGATGAGCAGCACCCCGCAGAAGGCGACGCCCAGCCCGATCACCAGCCAGCGCGGGAAGCCCTCGCCCAGCAGCAGCCCCGCGAACACCGCGATCAGCACCGGGCCGATGTTCACCAGCATCGCCGTCGTCCCGGCGTCCAGGTGCTGCTCGGCGGCGTTGAGCGCGACGTTGTAGATGCCGAACCAGCCCACCCCGCAGACCACCAGCAGCCGCCACTCACCGGCGGTGGGCCGCACCCAGCCGCGCGGGGCCAGCAGCACGCCGAGCACCAGGGTGCCGACGACGAGCCGGCCCAGCGCCAGGGCCCCGGGCGACAGGTCCTCCCCCACCGCGCGGATGCCGATGAAGGCCGACGCCCAGGCCAGCACGGTGACCACCACGGCCAGCAGGGTCAGCGGAGCTCGCGTCGCGGTGGGCACGACCGAGAACCTACGGACGCCGGACGGCGGGGTCTCGCGGGTT
This window encodes:
- a CDS encoding ArsR/SmtB family transcription factor; protein product: MDTARTQLLELVDVGCTPAALADAMSAEAATELARTLKALADPARLRVLSLVAGAEGREVCACDLTTPLGLSQPTVSHHLKVLVDAGFLQRDKRGVWAYYSLVPGALDRVTGALPGAR
- a CDS encoding YnfA family protein, with product MTARSIALFVLAALLEIGGAWLVWQGLREHRGWAWVGAGAVALALYGVVATLQPDAAFGRVLAAYGGVFIVGSLLWAAVADGFRPDRWDAAGALVCLVGVGILMYAPRGS
- a CDS encoding amidohydrolase family protein gives rise to the protein MTTDPADLVVTGARLRSGAVVDVHCAGGVVTALPPAGAQPVPAGAVVVAADGGLVTEPFVDAHLHLDKVRTLPWIGDAALQAYTGDGMADSARGIDLARAVKEQYTLERLLPSVRQALADGERHGVLHVQAFADVDTAAGLVGVQAVLAAREEFRGRVDVSVVAFPQDGVLRDPGAAELVEEALATGADVVGGIPWIEESAADQEAHVEWACALAARLGRRVAMLTDDAPDPGYDTTRMLAEAMRRHGLAGRGVACHARALGHYDAERQAAVLALAREVGLGLVSDPHTGSVALPVERAVAMGVAVALGQDDIEDAYYPFGRHSLLEVAFLAAHLLDMRTGPQQEVLVDLVTTSAARVLGLGGYGLRVGGPADLLVHDATRTVDLLARHAAPRVVVRGGVLLG
- a CDS encoding arsenate reductase ArsC gives rise to the protein MSTPSVLFVCVHNAGRSQMAAGWLRHLAGDAVEVRSAGSVPGDQVNPSAVVAMAEVGIDISDQQPKVLTTDAVEASDVVITMGCGDACPVFPGKRYLDWVLEDPAGKGVESVRPIRDEIEGRVRGLLAELQVPAAGR
- a CDS encoding DUF998 domain-containing protein, with amino-acid sequence MTDSRYRWGGLAWALTLQFFVVEAIAASQFGGYSYSGDVISDLGTADSAARVLMNASFVVQGLLIAAGALLLGPGLAGTGGRLARVLLVVAGLGVLVVGLFPSDGNATVHGIGATAHLLGGGLGLIALAYGVRPRSEELGTTLAVLGLVGVIGTIFFGSAVFLLLGEGGMERVAGYVIPLGLTAAGIALWRQKDDWLALTNPDGTPSRRQLREDARLERLQRAAERDAALEAAARRPAERPAPPAAAPRAADEDDDFDPEDPWAPRRR
- a CDS encoding UDP-N-acetylmuramyl-tripeptide synthetase; the protein is MSLPPVTWSAVEHRARAVATGPVARSGGADDLLLRGLVTDSRAVTPGSLFACVRGGSSDGHRFAEAAVAAGAAALLTDRPVPGDAPRLQVPSVRALLGPLGALLAGDPADELRLVGVTGSNGKTTTSTLVRGVLEAAGECAGVVTTLGARVAGQERGTRLTTPEAPELHGLLRWMRDAGATSAVVEASSIALDVGRVDGVHVEVAVFTGFEEDHLDHHGTIEQYWASKALLFSPERSDSAVVVVDEPWGRRLADQTRVPVTRVSTRADADADVRVISWRTGAEGTSLVLEDPDGRHWICSPLVGRVHVSNLAAAWATGRSLGLSPDTVAAGLAATAPPAGRNTLLRGAGGPLVVVDYAHTPRALAEALQTARGLTGPAGRVHLVLGARGRRDRYKRQGLGVSARAADAVWLTNEGSHGERPEAIVEELRVGLIGGSGVVHTVLDRREAITEAVQAAGERDVVLVVGRGHEKTLTDDGAPVAFDDAEVAREALDSLAEALVAEQAS
- the arsB gene encoding ACR3 family arsenite efflux transporter; translation: MSDTVAETPRPATDVETPVLARLSTLDRFLPVWILVAMVAGLLLGRLVPGLDDALDAVRVGEVSLPIAVGLLLMMYPVLAKVRYSELDRVTGDRRLLAASLVLNWLIGPALMFGLAWVLLPDLPEYRTGLVIVGLARCIAMVLIWNDLSCGDREAAAVLVAINSVFQILAFGALGWFYLQVLPGWLGLPTTSAEFSVWAIVVSVLVFLGIPLVAGFLTRTIGERSKGRDWYEGRFLPRIGPVALYGLLFTIVMLFALQGDAITSNPWDVVRIALPLLAYFALMFGGSFLLGMRLRLGYAKTATLAFTAAGNNFELAIAVAIGTFGVTSGQALAGVVGPLIEVPVLVALVHVSLRAARRWFPGDPTVPTTTEPSRRSA
- a CDS encoding DMT family transporter, which codes for MPTATRAPLTLLAVVVTVLAWASAFIGIRAVGEDLSPGALALGRLVVGTLVLGVLLAPRGWVRPTAGEWRLLVVCGVGWFGIYNVALNAAEQHLDAGTTAMLVNIGPVLIAVFAGLLLGEGFPRWLVIGLGVAFCGVLLIGVATRSAGADLLGVALCVVAAVTYAGGVVAQKPLLRRLPPLQVTFTACAMGAVCCLPWAGVLTGELADAPGSSIAGMVYLGVVPTAIAFSTWAYALSRMDAGRLGATTYLVPPIVVLLGWLLLDEVPPGLAFVGGAVCLAGVALSRRRDRPRPPVPVPQEAGSAT
- a CDS encoding ArsR/SmtB family transcription factor — its product is MTQALDVRLLDVDEQTSPADRARLLAPQLKALSDPNRLHLLLLLAEGPRTVRELTDAAGMSQTLVSHHLAPLREQGLVTITPKGRSNVYALCCEALAGPVKALATLAALTPEGADACCS
- a CDS encoding heavy metal-responsive transcriptional regulator: MTTTTARGLRVAELARSVGVPTDTVRYYERVGLLPPPRRTAGGYRDYDAGAVDRLRFIQGAQRLGLRLVDIGHLLAVRDTGECPCEPAGELLGRRLAEVDAEIARLVALRTEMAAMAAALPQADCPPPAPGTWCPPTEEPEGGDRACPR
- a CDS encoding DUF4396 domain-containing protein, coding for MHQHPAPSLHDRPAGHVGHRGPVSWAMAAQATLHCLTGCAIGEVLGMVIGTSLGLHELATVALAIALAFVFGYALTMRGVLRAGLPLRQALGVALAADTISIAVMEVIDNSAMLLIPGAMDAGLASGFFWGALAASLALAFVITTPVNRWLMGRGKGHAVVHAHH
- a CDS encoding FAD-dependent oxidoreductase — protein: MSADTTDDLPVVVIGAGPVGLAAAAHLLERGLEPLVLEAGPTPGAAVRAWGHVRLFSPWEYDVDAAAARLLAAEGWTAPDPDALPTGAELVEGYLAPLAATAALAPRIRTGVRVTAVSRAGVDKTRTVGREGRPYLVRTVVDGRVEDLPARAVVDASGTWGQRNPLGTAGLPAVGEPEAAPWLTGPLPDVLGADRARFAGKHTLVIGMGHSAANTLLALVALRETVPGTEISWAIRGRSPARLYGGGDDDGLPARGLLGSRLEEAVQAGAVTLHREVAVTALTPSAGGRLRVTGTARDGAALALDVDAVAAATGFRPDLAMLREVRLDLDPALEAPVRLAPLIDPNSHSCGTVPPHGHRELAHPDEGLYLVGMKSYGRAPTFLLATGYEQVRSVAAALAGDTAGADQVQLHLPSTGVCSTDLGAREDAETSAASCATPVGFSTGREHGWSAEHDDEVAVAGA